A window of the Methanofollis sp. genome harbors these coding sequences:
- a CDS encoding proline iminopeptidase-family hydrolase, translated as MDLPHEGFADVPGGRVWYHIAGAEESGTPLLVLHGGPGCTSDYLEPLAALGGRSVVFYDQLGCGDSDRPDDPSLWTLERAVDELAAVREALGLDRVHILGQSWGTMLAVEYMLTHRPDGVESLVLSAPCLSASRWAADGRRYLQALPDDHREAILRAEEAGSYDGPAYQEAMTAYYRRHVCRTDPWPDCLMRTFERLNTDIYLQMWGPSEFTITGSLGDFERAGRLHEIAVPALFTCGEFDEATPATTAYYHHMMPGSEIAVFEGAAHEHHLEATAAYLAVVREFLDRAESQTRGHNGRTR; from the coding sequence CCATGAAGGTTTCGCAGACGTGCCCGGGGGGCGGGTATGGTACCATATCGCCGGAGCGGAGGAGAGCGGCACCCCCCTCCTCGTCCTCCACGGCGGCCCTGGCTGCACGTCCGACTACCTCGAACCCCTCGCCGCCCTGGGGGGGAGGTCGGTGGTCTTCTACGACCAGCTCGGCTGCGGGGACTCCGACCGCCCGGACGACCCCTCCCTCTGGACGCTCGAACGTGCCGTGGACGAACTCGCCGCGGTGCGGGAGGCCCTCGGCCTCGACCGCGTCCACATCCTCGGCCAGTCCTGGGGGACGATGCTCGCCGTCGAGTACATGCTCACGCACCGGCCCGACGGGGTGGAGAGCCTCGTCCTCTCCGCGCCCTGCCTCTCGGCCTCGCGCTGGGCCGCGGACGGGCGGAGATATCTCCAGGCCCTCCCCGACGACCACAGGGAGGCGATCCTCCGCGCCGAAGAGGCGGGCAGCTACGACGGCCCCGCCTACCAGGAGGCGATGACGGCCTATTACCGCCGCCACGTCTGCCGCACAGACCCCTGGCCCGACTGCCTGATGAGGACATTCGAGCGCCTGAACACCGACATCTACCTGCAGATGTGGGGCCCGAGCGAGTTCACCATCACCGGCAGTCTCGGAGACTTCGAGCGTGCCGGACGCCTCCACGAGATCGCGGTCCCCGCCCTCTTCACCTGCGGCGAGTTCGACGAGGCGACCCCGGCGACGACGGCATATTATCATCATATGATGCCGGGATCGGAGATCGCCGTCTTCGAGGGGGCGGCGCACGAGCACCACCTGGAGGCGACGGCCGCCTACCTTGCCGTCGTCAGGGAGTTCCTCGACAGGGCCGAAAGTCAGACGAGGGGACACAATGGACGCACACGATAG